The window TTCCGTGCACGGTGGTCACTGGAAGTCGTCGGCGGCCTCGACGAACGGAGCGACCGCGTCGGCCCGAGCGAGCGACACCTCGCCGGTCTCGGCGTCGTACGCGACGACGTTCGCGTCGGCCATCTTCGGGAGGTGGACGTGGTGCAACGACCCGGCCACCTCGTCGGGGGTCGCCGGAGGTCGGTCTAGGTCTGGGTCCTCCGTTCGCCGTGCGACCGCCGCGGCGAGTTCCGACACGGAGAGCGGAGACTCCCGGTCGGAGAGGACCGAAATCGCGTACCGACGGCGCGGGTTCCGGACGAGTTCGAAGATAGTATCGAGCGACTGTTCGGTAGGGGTGTGTGAGTGTGTCGTGTTCTGCATGTATCGTTCACCTACGAGATGGCCACGTCGGTCGTCCGCACTTCTCTCCGCGGAGAACGCGAGGCCGCGTCCGTGACCGTACCCGAGTTACCGCCCCGACGTACTTAAGCGAAGTTCGACTCCGCACGGAACAGCGGACGCGTTGTTCCTCTGGGAGGAACACCGACGCTTCCCCGCTTCGACGCCCGAAGACCATACAGTTCTCCCGCCCTTCCCATCGATATGGACGACGGCCAAGCGGCGGTCAACGCGCTGGAGCAACTCGGACTGACCGAGTACGAGGCGCGGTGCTTCGTCGCGCTCACGAGACTCCCCCACGGGACGGCGAAGGAGATAGGACAGGTGGCCGACATTCCGCGGTCGCGGGTCTACGAGACGATGGAGCGCCTTCAGGACCGAGGACTGGTCGAGTTCCAGGAGGGCGAACCGAGGACGTTCCAGAGCGTCTCGCTCGACACCGCACTCCGGACCCTCCGCAAGGAGTACGACTCGTACTTCGAGACGGTCGAACAGACCCTCAGCCGCATGGAGCCGGTCTACAAGGAGACCCAGCAGGCCGTCTGGGCCATCAGCGACCACGAGCAGGTCACCGAGCGAGTACTCGACCTCGTGGGGGACGCGACCGACGAACTCCTGTTGCTCGTGTTCGAGGAGACCGTGCTGGACGAGGCGGTGCTGAGCGCGCTCTCCGAGGCCGACGAGCGCGGCGTCACCGTCCACGTCGGCACCGACGTCGAGGCGATTCGGGAGCGCGTCGAGACCGCCGGATTCGACGCACACGTCTTCGCCACGCCGCTCGTGGAGTGGTTCGGTAACATGACCGAGACGCCGCGAATCGGGCGACTGCTCATGGCCGACCGGGGTCCGGTGCTGACGAGCGCCGTCCACGACGAGGAGCTTCCGGGGGTGCCGAACGAGACGGCGGCGTGGAGCGACGGTATCGACCACGGCTTCGCGACGTTCGCCGAACGCGTCCTGAGTTACGAACTCGAACGGAACGTCACCGGGTCGTTCGGGGATTGATTTCCGCGGGTCGCCGACGAATCTCGCGGTTCGGCGATGCGTACTCGGAGCGGCCGACTCGATGAGACTCACTCGCTCGTACTCGCTCGGCGGTGGTCACTCGACGCCGAGCAGTTGGAGGGCCTGCCGGACGTGGTAGTTGACCTCGTCCATCTCCTCCGCCGACAACGCGTCGTTCAGATGCTGGACTGCGCCTCGCTTCTGTTCCGACGAGTGCTCCGACTCACCCATGTATCGATAGCTTCACTCCGGGAATTTAAACGACCGAGTACTACGCGAGGAACAACATCGATAGTTGACACGGCAGAAGGCGCTCGGTGATACGATTCGGGGGAGCGAACGACCGGGCGTCGGTTCCGCGGCCGAATACGAGCGACGGGCAAGTCCCCCGACGTCAGCGGCGGCGAGCGTACCGAATTAGTTCGATTTTGAGACCGAAGCCCGAAGGATAACCGGCATATTTATGCAAATCGTTTGGGGAACTGTATCCATGCTACTTTTACGTCCGGTTAGCGCGACGCGTGCTTCGACCGCCGCGACGGTCTCACCGGGTGAGCCTCGATGAGCGGGGGAGACGACGACTTCGAGGAAGTCGAGAAGGACTTCTCCCCCGAGGGACCCGGCGTCGAACCCGAGGCCGAGGCCTCGATAGACATCGAGTACGGAATCGACGACAAGCCGCCGCTGGGCGAGTCGATACTGCTGGGCTTCCAGCACTACCTGACGATGATTGGTGCGAGCGTCGCGATACCGCTGGCCCTCGCCGGGGCGATGGGGATGCCCGGCGGCGCGACCGCACGGCTCATCGGCACGTTCTTCGTCGTCTCGGGCATCGCCACGCTGGCCCAGACCACCGTCGGGAACCGCTACCCCATCGTGCAGGGCGGTACCTTCTCGATGTTGGCCCCGGCGCTCGCCATCATCGGCGTCCTCGCGTCGAACGGCGCTGGCTGGCAACTCATGATACGCGAACTCACCGGGGCGGTCATCGTCGCCGGACTCGTCGAGGTACTCATCGGCTACTTCGGAGTCATGGGGTGGCTCAAGCGGTACATGGGTCCGGTCGTCATCGCCCCGGTCATCGCGCTCATCGGACTGGCGCTGTTCAACGTCCCCCAGATTCAGAACCCGAACTTCGGCGCGCCCGGTACGGGCCAGAACTGGTGGCTGCTCGGCCTGACGATGGTCCTGATAATCGCGTTCTCCCAGTACCTCGACCGCTACCACCGCTCGTTCCGGCTGTTCCCGGTCCTGCTCGGCATCGCGTCGGCGTGGACCATCGCGGCCGTCCTCTCGGTGGTCGGCGTCTTCCCCGAGGGGTCGGTAAGCTACGTGGCGCTCGATTCGGTGACGGAAGCACCCCTATTCCAGCCCATCTACCCGTTCCAGTGGGGCCTCCCCCTGTTCACGCCCGGATTCATCATCGGCATGGTCGCCGGGATGCTGGCGTCGGCCATCGAGAGTTTCGGCGACTACCACTCGGTCGCCCGGATGGCGGGGCGCGGCGCGCCCAACGCCCGGCGCATCAACCACGGCATCGGGATGGAGGGTCTCGGAAACACCTTCGCTGGCATCATGGGCACCGGAAACGGTTCGACCTCCTACACCGAGAACGTCGGCGCGATAGGCATCACGGGCGTCGCCTCGCGCTACGTCGTCCAAATCGGTGCCGCCGTGATGATAGTCGTGGGCTACTTCGGCCCGGTCGGCCAACTGTTCGCCACGATTCCGGCCCCCATCATCGGCGGTCTCTACGTCGTGATGTTCGGTCAAATCACGGCGGTCGGTCTCTCGCAACTCAAGTACGTGGACCTCGACGCCAACCGGAACGTGTTCATCGTCGGGTTCGCGCTGTTCGCGGGACTGGCGATTCCGGGCTACATGTCGAACGTCGGCGCGGGCATGGACGCTTCCGCGTCGGCGGCGTTCCAGCAGGGCCTCGCCGCGGTACCGATTTTCGGCCCGGTTCTCGGGTCGGACGTGGTCGCCACGACCATCTTCGTCATCGGCGGCACCGGGATGGCCGTCGGCGGCATCGTCGCGTTCTTCCTCGACAACACCATCCCCGGCACCCGCGAGGAGCGGGGCCTGACCGCGTGGGAGGACCTCACCGAGGACGACAGCGACTTCGAGTCGTTCTGGGACAGACGGAAGGAGGACGCGGAAGCGACCCAGAGCGCCGACTGACCCCCGACTCGCGGAACCGTCCCTTTTTCGCACCGCGACGCCAACGCCAATCCGTGACAGCCATCTCCGACTCGCTCCCCGAGGGCGAGTCCGTGCGCGAGCGACTGGCCCTCCGAACCGGCGGGTCGGTCGCGCTGACCGACGACCACCTGTTCGTCGTCACCGCCGACGCGTCGGGCGACGACGAAGTGACGAAGATTGCGCTCGACGACGTGGTCGAAGTGACCGTCGAAGACTTCGACCACTTCCTCGCGGTCCTGAGCGTGGTCCTCGTCGGGTGGGGCCTCTACTCCACCCGCCGGAACGCGGCGCTCGGTCTCGCGTTCGCGGCGTTCGGCGCGGTCAGCCTCTACTGGACCTACCGGAAGCGCGGGAAGGCCCGCATCAAAGTCGTGAACCGACCGAAACCCGTGTCGGTGTTCCCCGCGGACACGGCCGCGTTCTACGACGCGCTGGAACCCCTGATGGCCGAGCGACCGGACGAATCCGCGGACGAGTCGGAGTCGGACTGACCCCGGCCGAATCCAAAAGAGACGAGGGTCGAGACGACCGGCATCGGCGTCCACCGCGACGTGGACACCGAGCGAGACCTGCGGGACCTCCGGCGTCGTCAGTCCGAGTCGGTGGCGCGGTCGGGCCGCGAGTGAATCGGTCCCTCGGTGTCGGTCAATCGCCCGCCGGTTCGACCGTTCGAGGCGGCCAGCACCTCGGCGACGACCGAGAGCGCGATTTGGGAGGGTTCGCCGCCGCCCAAGTCGAGACCGACGGGCGTCGAGATTCGGTCCAACTCGTCGTCAGAGAGTTCGACGCCCTCGTCGGCCAGCGCCTCGCGCATCTGGTCGAACGCTTGCGCGGCCCCATCACCCCGACGTAGGGAACCCCGCAGTCGAGGAGCGCGTCGAGCGCCAGTCGGTCGTCCACGAAGTTGTGGCTCATCAGCACGGCGTAGGTGTCGGCCGGGCGAGAGACCGCGTCCGCGACGTCCGGCGGCCGTGCGGCGACGACCTCGTGGGCCGCCGGGAACCGCTCGCCGTCGGCCCGCGCGCCGCGCGAGGTGGCGACCGTCACCCGGAACCCGGCGTCGCGCGCGAGGCGGGCGACCGGCCGCACGTCGCCGCCGTGACCGAAGACCAGCAGTTCCGGGACCGGTTCGAGACCGTCCACGAACACCGCCGCGGTCCCGCGCTCGGTCTCGACGGTCACGGTGTCGGAGCGACCCGCCGCGGCGAACGCGGCGGCGCGCTCGCGGACCGCCGCGAGCAGGTCGTCCGGGAGCGGCGGGCGGGGGTCCGTAGACGCCGCCGAACCGTCTTCGCCGACGAGCGCCCGCGCGCCGACCGGGACGGTCCCGTCGCCGCCGGAGACCGGGTGGTCGCCGCCGACGACCGTGAGCAGGGCCGCGTGCGTCTCGCCGGACTGCGAGTCCGACGACGTTCGAGGGGCCTCGCGTCCCTCACTGCCCGTCTCGACGCGGTTCAGCACGGGCCGAAAGCTCTCGTCTGCGGGTTCGACCAGCACGTCGATGACCCCGTTACATCCCAGACCGAAACTCCACGTGTCGTCCTCGCCCGTGAGGTCGAACGTCTCGCAGACCGGACCGTCCGCGAGCGCGCGCTCCGCGAGGTCCGCGACCGGGCCGTCGAGGCATCCGGCGGTGATGGCCCCGACCGCTCGCTCGTCGGCGAGGACGCGCTTCGCGCCGGGGCGGCGGTAGGCCGACCCCTCGACCGAGACGACGGTCGCCACGGCGGCACGGGGGCCGGTGTCGCCACCGTCACTCGCCTCGATAGCGTCCCGGAGGGCCGCGCGGACCGACAGTGTGCTCGCGTCCCACGCGTCCGTCTCGTCCATGAACCGTGGTAGCAAGTCTGAATATTTAGGTGTTGGCGTCGAGCGTCGGGCGGGAGACGGGGCGGCGCTCGGGACGCTCGTCCCCGAAATCCCGTGACGAGGCACGAAGACCCCTCGCTCGGAAGTAAAAA is drawn from Halorussus sp. MSC15.2 and contains these coding sequences:
- a CDS encoding uracil-xanthine permease family protein, with the translated sequence MSGGDDDFEEVEKDFSPEGPGVEPEAEASIDIEYGIDDKPPLGESILLGFQHYLTMIGASVAIPLALAGAMGMPGGATARLIGTFFVVSGIATLAQTTVGNRYPIVQGGTFSMLAPALAIIGVLASNGAGWQLMIRELTGAVIVAGLVEVLIGYFGVMGWLKRYMGPVVIAPVIALIGLALFNVPQIQNPNFGAPGTGQNWWLLGLTMVLIIAFSQYLDRYHRSFRLFPVLLGIASAWTIAAVLSVVGVFPEGSVSYVALDSVTEAPLFQPIYPFQWGLPLFTPGFIIGMVAGMLASAIESFGDYHSVARMAGRGAPNARRINHGIGMEGLGNTFAGIMGTGNGSTSYTENVGAIGITGVASRYVVQIGAAVMIVVGYFGPVGQLFATIPAPIIGGLYVVMFGQITAVGLSQLKYVDLDANRNVFIVGFALFAGLAIPGYMSNVGAGMDASASAAFQQGLAAVPIFGPVLGSDVVATTIFVIGGTGMAVGGIVAFFLDNTIPGTREERGLTAWEDLTEDDSDFESFWDRRKEDAEATQSAD
- a CDS encoding TrmB family transcriptional regulator; the protein is MDDGQAAVNALEQLGLTEYEARCFVALTRLPHGTAKEIGQVADIPRSRVYETMERLQDRGLVEFQEGEPRTFQSVSLDTALRTLRKEYDSYFETVEQTLSRMEPVYKETQQAVWAISDHEQVTERVLDLVGDATDELLLLVFEETVLDEAVLSALSEADERGVTVHVGTDVEAIRERVETAGFDAHVFATPLVEWFGNMTETPRIGRLLMADRGPVLTSAVHDEELPGVPNETAAWSDGIDHGFATFAERVLSYELERNVTGSFGD